In Vibrio sp. STUT-A11, a genomic segment contains:
- a CDS encoding D-Ala-D-Ala carboxypeptidase family metallohydrolase: MSQSALDQLQKVRDEFGKAMVVRSGFRCEKHPSEARKEKPGQHFNGVAFDIACNNGFDRLRLVEIARKHGAKGIGIAKTFVHLDWREGLPVMWTY, encoded by the coding sequence GTGAGCCAGTCAGCATTAGACCAGCTGCAGAAGGTCCGTGACGAATTTGGTAAGGCGATGGTCGTTCGCTCTGGTTTTCGATGTGAAAAGCATCCGAGTGAAGCGCGTAAAGAAAAGCCCGGGCAACATTTCAATGGCGTGGCTTTTGATATTGCTTGTAACAACGGTTTTGATCGTCTTCGTCTTGTAGAGATTGCCCGCAAGCACGGCGCGAAAGGGATTGGGATTGCCAAAACCTTTGTTCATCTGGATTGGCGGGAAGGGTTACCCGTAATGTGGACTTACTAA
- a CDS encoding terminase small subunit produces the protein MSMIKTASKVEPHWLNKSTMAESLGISVQAFDKWGVKPVAKVGRSVYFTVADVLYNRKQNEVEKHQPKHTEQQDPDEGCLEYERYRLTKAQADSQELKNEIATQEVVPVDFATYALAKVSAEASGVIDSLPLNIIRKHPELTTIQTENIKRELAKALNTLSRLERSLPEILNDYIRETTE, from the coding sequence ATGTCGATGATCAAAACAGCTTCAAAAGTCGAACCTCACTGGCTCAATAAATCCACGATGGCTGAGAGTCTTGGCATTAGTGTTCAAGCCTTTGACAAGTGGGGCGTGAAGCCGGTTGCTAAGGTGGGGAGGTCGGTCTATTTCACCGTTGCTGATGTGCTTTACAACCGCAAGCAAAATGAAGTCGAGAAACACCAACCTAAGCACACCGAACAGCAAGATCCGGATGAAGGTTGCCTTGAGTACGAGCGCTACCGATTAACGAAAGCTCAAGCCGATAGTCAGGAACTCAAAAACGAAATCGCGACACAGGAAGTGGTACCTGTAGATTTTGCTACATACGCATTAGCCAAAGTTTCAGCCGAAGCATCAGGGGTTATCGATAGTTTGCCTTTGAATATCATCCGAAAGCATCCAGAGCTTACGACGATTCAGACCGAGAATATTAAGCGCGAGTTGGCCAAAGCTCTGAATACATTAAGCCGGTTAGAAAGATCTTTGCCTGAGATATTAAATGACTATATCCGAGAAACAACTGAGTAA
- a CDS encoding terminase gpA endonuclease subunit has translation MTISEKQLSNFQAAVKKGLATFWRPMPMTAVEWADEHFFLSAESSYLEGRWETLHFQVAILNCMGNDEIRVVNLMKSARVGYSQMLKAAIAYMLEHKKRNQLLFQPTDAAATGFMKAHIESMIRDVPVVKALAPWYGKKHRDNTLDTKKFSNRRQLWCLGGTAAKNYREKSVDTVVYDELAAFPADVEKEGAPTFLGDRRLEGSVFGKSIRGSTPKNKHECQIERACKESGIMMRYEIPCPHCGEYQYLQWGGPDADFGMKFDKSDPSSVAYLCPHCAALGTYAEWMPQQYKGIWRDRLSDLATKDGMEWTTIDGKPVDAPEFVSFHIWSAYSPFTDWRRLVQDWLKAKDDVGKLKTFVNTILGETWEEQGEKLDSDELYRRRENYLSDVPAGGVVLTCAVDVQDDRLECEVKAWGKGDESWGIDFKIIYGDLAKPQIWEELDQFLSQNYQHESGNKLHIACTCIDSGGHFTQEVYKFVKSRESRRIFAIKGVGGVGRPIVSRPSTSNKAKIKLFAVGTDTCKELVMARLQILDRGFGYYHYPIDNRFDEEFFKQLTAEERRTRYQKGHAILEWVKVRKRNEAFDLEVYNLAAREILNPNYDALALHLQEVEEVEDKPKTKPRRRFKMKGF, from the coding sequence ATGACTATATCCGAGAAACAACTGAGTAACTTTCAAGCTGCAGTGAAAAAAGGACTGGCCACCTTCTGGCGCCCAATGCCAATGACTGCAGTTGAATGGGCAGATGAGCACTTCTTTTTGTCTGCTGAATCATCTTACTTGGAAGGTCGTTGGGAGACTCTGCACTTTCAGGTAGCGATACTTAACTGCATGGGTAACGATGAAATCAGAGTCGTGAACCTGATGAAGTCAGCCCGTGTTGGTTATTCGCAAATGCTCAAAGCAGCGATTGCCTACATGTTGGAGCACAAGAAGCGAAACCAGTTATTGTTTCAGCCGACTGATGCTGCAGCTACAGGTTTTATGAAAGCTCATATCGAGTCAATGATCCGCGACGTTCCGGTCGTCAAAGCATTAGCTCCCTGGTACGGAAAGAAACATCGAGACAACACGCTCGACACTAAGAAGTTTTCAAACCGTCGACAACTTTGGTGTTTAGGTGGAACTGCTGCTAAGAACTATCGCGAAAAGTCGGTAGATACGGTGGTCTATGATGAGCTCGCAGCCTTTCCTGCAGATGTTGAAAAGGAAGGCGCACCTACGTTCCTTGGTGATCGTCGTTTAGAAGGTTCTGTATTTGGTAAATCTATTCGCGGTTCTACACCAAAGAATAAGCATGAATGCCAGATAGAAAGAGCATGCAAAGAAAGCGGCATCATGATGCGCTATGAGATCCCATGTCCTCACTGTGGCGAATATCAGTATTTACAGTGGGGTGGTCCAGACGCTGACTTCGGTATGAAATTCGATAAGTCGGATCCATCCAGTGTTGCTTACTTATGTCCTCATTGCGCAGCGCTTGGTACCTATGCGGAATGGATGCCACAGCAATACAAAGGAATTTGGCGAGACCGACTTTCTGACCTCGCAACCAAAGACGGTATGGAGTGGACAACTATCGATGGTAAACCTGTCGACGCTCCTGAATTTGTCAGCTTTCACATTTGGTCCGCGTATTCACCATTTACCGATTGGCGCCGCTTGGTTCAAGACTGGCTAAAGGCTAAGGATGATGTCGGTAAGCTCAAAACATTTGTGAACACCATATTGGGTGAAACATGGGAAGAGCAGGGTGAAAAACTCGACTCGGACGAACTGTACCGACGCAGGGAAAACTATCTGTCTGATGTGCCAGCTGGTGGTGTCGTGCTTACTTGTGCGGTGGACGTTCAGGATGACCGACTCGAATGTGAAGTGAAAGCATGGGGTAAAGGGGACGAAAGCTGGGGCATTGATTTCAAAATTATCTATGGCGATCTAGCCAAACCTCAGATTTGGGAAGAACTCGACCAGTTCCTTTCGCAGAACTATCAGCATGAATCTGGCAACAAACTTCATATCGCTTGTACTTGTATCGACTCCGGTGGTCACTTTACCCAAGAGGTGTACAAGTTTGTTAAGTCGCGTGAGAGCCGCCGAATCTTTGCCATTAAAGGTGTTGGTGGTGTTGGGCGTCCGATAGTTTCTCGCCCATCAACATCCAATAAAGCAAAAATCAAACTCTTTGCTGTCGGTACCGATACCTGCAAAGAGTTGGTCATGGCCAGACTTCAAATTCTTGATAGAGGCTTTGGTTATTACCACTACCCGATAGATAACCGCTTTGATGAAGAGTTCTTCAAACAGCTTACTGCTGAAGAACGAAGAACTCGGTACCAAAAAGGCCACGCCATTCTCGAGTGGGTGAAAGTACGTAAACGGAACGAAGCATTCGACTTGGAAGTTTACAACCTGGCAGCGCGAGAAATCCTTAATCCAAATTACGACGCTTTGGCTTTACACCTCCAAGAAGTAGAGGAGGTCGAAGACAAACCGAAAACCAAGCCAAGACGTCGATTCAAAATGAAAGGTTTTTAG
- a CDS encoding phage portal protein, translating into MKKSPIQRMVVNEMRRMYDAGNPDRMSLSWDSTPYTADQVIYHQLEMLRSRSRQQARNNDYVIRLIQVMQDNIVGATGFKLRSKVKTKQGKASYKARQMVESLWSEFEDVVSLVEFEKQIVAAQITDGEAFVFLRVGASGQLYPELIEPSRIDINYNSERGNNSIIMGIEYDDNLNPVAYHVNDTYEKQHPGVGSQIQYSGKRTRIPASNMLHVFRKMFVGQKRGVPWVAPSLGRLFQLGEAEKAALTAFRIGAAKMGFFRSEGDDEYTGDEESGDMMLNAEAGTFENIGNLHFESFDPTFPSGDFAPFVERILKGVSSGWGVDYHTVGNDLAGVNYSSARVGSLDTREHYKSLQTWMIKTFVKPLFKRFVALSHFNGRFGALPHPVSSYYDAQFVGRRWDWVDPQKEANSKKILYEIKAMSLSQIIRERGDDPEDVFNEIAEENALMLKLGITPTQVFSAIAPEEDDDEEKANAKSKAT; encoded by the coding sequence ATGAAGAAATCACCAATTCAGCGCATGGTGGTGAATGAAATGCGCCGTATGTACGACGCAGGGAATCCTGATCGAATGTCGCTATCGTGGGACTCCACACCATACACCGCCGACCAAGTGATTTACCACCAGTTGGAAATGTTGCGATCTCGGTCTCGTCAGCAAGCCAGAAATAACGACTACGTGATTCGGCTGATTCAGGTGATGCAGGACAACATCGTTGGGGCAACTGGTTTTAAGCTGCGCTCGAAGGTCAAAACGAAACAAGGTAAAGCCAGCTATAAAGCGCGTCAGATGGTTGAGTCACTTTGGAGTGAATTTGAAGATGTAGTTTCGCTGGTGGAATTCGAAAAGCAAATCGTTGCCGCTCAAATAACGGATGGTGAAGCGTTTGTCTTTTTGCGCGTTGGAGCTTCTGGTCAACTGTATCCGGAGCTAATCGAGCCAAGTCGAATTGATATCAATTACAACAGTGAGAGAGGAAACAACTCGATCATCATGGGGATTGAGTATGACGATAACCTCAACCCCGTGGCTTATCACGTTAATGACACTTACGAAAAGCAGCATCCAGGTGTAGGAAGTCAGATCCAATACTCAGGTAAGCGGACTCGTATCCCTGCTTCAAACATGCTGCATGTATTCCGAAAAATGTTTGTCGGTCAAAAACGCGGTGTGCCTTGGGTTGCTCCTTCGCTTGGTCGTTTGTTTCAACTTGGTGAGGCAGAAAAAGCAGCGCTCACGGCCTTTCGGATAGGCGCTGCCAAGATGGGCTTCTTCCGTTCTGAAGGGGACGATGAATACACCGGTGATGAAGAGTCCGGTGACATGATGCTAAACGCCGAAGCGGGTACCTTTGAAAATATCGGCAACCTGCATTTTGAATCGTTCGACCCAACTTTTCCCTCTGGTGACTTTGCCCCGTTCGTTGAGCGCATCCTGAAAGGGGTCTCTTCGGGTTGGGGTGTGGATTACCACACCGTAGGTAATGACCTCGCTGGGGTGAACTACTCCAGTGCGCGGGTTGGCTCTCTTGATACCCGGGAACATTACAAAAGCCTTCAGACGTGGATGATCAAAACGTTTGTTAAGCCACTGTTCAAACGCTTTGTTGCGTTGAGTCACTTTAATGGTAGGTTTGGAGCCTTACCGCATCCGGTTTCCTCCTATTACGATGCTCAATTTGTCGGACGACGATGGGACTGGGTTGACCCGCAAAAAGAAGCCAACAGCAAAAAGATCCTTTACGAAATTAAAGCCATGTCGCTTTCACAAATCATCCGGGAGCGAGGCGACGATCCTGAGGATGTATTCAACGAGATTGCTGAAGAAAACGCATTAATGCTGAAGCTTGGCATTACACCAACACAAGTATTTTCCGCGATAGCGCCGGAAGAAGACGACGATGAGGAAAAGGCCAATGCCAAGTCCAAAGCCACATGA
- a CDS encoding phage major capsid protein, with amino-acid sequence MPSPKPHEIKIGESFERSMIIDASRGIDEEKRTVDVSFSSEIEVPRWFGTEVLDHSPGAVRLERLNDGGAVLMDHNRSDQVGVVEVASIDADRKGRATLRFGRSERATDIFNDIVDGIRKKVSVHYKIFAYERREGENGQPDTIKVTDWEPTEISIVAVPADASVGVGRSDEPSTKKEAEMPAPTNEQVEQQRDGGQQTIPAPAAPAITNEQVRSDERKRIAEISRAAENAPWDLSALRDDAIENGMSIEQFRAAAFEQASAQPKPAAARMSDEMMQRENREYSLVRALNAQMSGDWSEAGFEREMSQELRSQGGSVVGGGLIVPVSIFSSQRADTANNSGLIGTQHMANQFIDIMRANTLLGKLGARFLPGLNGNVSMPKKTASATFGWLAEKENATESDVTTGNVTLSGKHVGGIVPLTFELMRQSSPAIEQIVREDMLTGMALAIDLAGFSGTGLNNQPLGILNTAGVQTVDIADNVNLIPTFSEVVKMEGVLDDANALMGSLAYAFRPTVYSALKTAKKDAGSGRFVIEGGECNGYKAHSSTQMPAGGSLFGNFSDVMIGTWGMVELIPTRNSQTGGLDIGCHQMADVAVRNPQSFVKGVPAA; translated from the coding sequence ATGCCAAGTCCAAAGCCACATGAAATCAAAATAGGGGAATCCTTCGAACGCTCGATGATCATCGATGCCAGCCGAGGCATTGACGAAGAGAAGCGTACCGTTGATGTGTCATTTTCCTCTGAAATCGAAGTACCTCGCTGGTTCGGTACTGAAGTTCTTGACCATTCGCCCGGTGCGGTTCGACTGGAGCGCCTGAATGACGGCGGTGCAGTACTGATGGACCACAATCGAAGTGATCAGGTTGGCGTTGTAGAGGTTGCCTCTATCGATGCTGACCGTAAAGGCCGAGCCACACTGCGATTTGGTCGCAGTGAAAGGGCAACCGATATTTTCAATGACATCGTTGACGGGATCCGAAAGAAAGTCAGCGTGCACTACAAAATTTTTGCTTACGAACGACGCGAAGGTGAAAACGGTCAACCTGACACCATCAAGGTTACCGATTGGGAGCCTACCGAAATTTCTATTGTTGCTGTTCCTGCCGACGCCAGTGTCGGTGTCGGTCGCAGTGACGAACCATCAACTAAAAAGGAGGCAGAAATGCCAGCTCCAACTAATGAACAAGTGGAACAGCAACGTGACGGTGGTCAGCAAACTATTCCTGCGCCAGCTGCTCCGGCTATCACCAATGAGCAGGTACGCTCAGATGAACGTAAGCGTATCGCAGAGATTTCCCGTGCGGCAGAAAATGCCCCCTGGGATTTAAGTGCGCTACGCGACGACGCTATCGAGAATGGTATGTCGATCGAACAATTCCGTGCAGCCGCATTCGAACAAGCGTCAGCACAACCGAAGCCAGCCGCCGCTCGTATGAGTGACGAGATGATGCAGCGTGAAAATCGCGAATACTCACTGGTTCGTGCATTGAATGCTCAGATGTCTGGCGACTGGTCAGAGGCAGGGTTTGAGCGTGAAATGTCTCAAGAACTGCGTAGCCAAGGTGGCTCTGTTGTCGGTGGTGGTCTGATTGTGCCGGTGAGCATCTTCAGTTCTCAACGTGCCGATACCGCCAACAACTCTGGCCTGATTGGTACCCAGCACATGGCGAATCAGTTCATTGATATCATGCGTGCCAATACCTTGCTGGGTAAACTGGGCGCTCGATTCCTTCCTGGTCTTAACGGCAATGTGTCCATGCCGAAGAAAACCGCTTCAGCAACCTTTGGCTGGTTAGCAGAAAAAGAGAATGCGACAGAATCAGACGTAACGACTGGTAACGTGACGCTAAGCGGTAAACACGTTGGTGGTATTGTGCCACTTACGTTTGAGTTGATGCGTCAGTCGTCTCCGGCCATCGAGCAGATTGTGCGTGAAGACATGCTAACTGGTATGGCTTTAGCAATTGACTTGGCTGGCTTTAGCGGTACCGGCTTAAACAATCAGCCACTGGGCATTTTGAACACTGCAGGTGTCCAAACCGTGGATATCGCAGACAACGTCAACCTTATTCCGACGTTTAGTGAAGTTGTGAAAATGGAAGGCGTGTTAGATGACGCCAATGCGCTGATGGGCTCACTCGCGTATGCATTCCGTCCTACCGTGTACTCAGCACTGAAAACCGCGAAAAAAGATGCAGGTTCGGGTCGATTCGTTATCGAAGGCGGTGAATGTAATGGCTACAAAGCACATAGCTCAACTCAAATGCCTGCTGGTGGCTCACTGTTCGGTAACTTCTCTGATGTGATGATTGGTACCTGGGGAATGGTAGAGCTGATCCCAACTCGCAATAGCCAAACGGGTGGTTTGGATATCGGCTGTCACCAAATGGCTGATGTCGCTGTCCGTAACCCTCAATCCTTTGTGAAAGGTGTCCCAGCGGCATAA
- a CDS encoding phage tail tube protein: protein MAATHGMIPIAGKGNSVWILKKGVAIDAAIAAGEEDDTNWDKAGYVSGITPVNMTKEVNTEVYLDSEDGYAKKSTGMKDAGDFSFQLGYAPGQEVQKRIVDIYDGANGESEKTWFRVKSPSEVAGKFSVNMYYGPISSLGVPSSIENSTDMKRDITVAVEGRPSLAEDFLHAAP, encoded by the coding sequence ATGGCAGCAACACATGGCATGATCCCCATCGCTGGTAAAGGCAATTCGGTTTGGATCTTAAAAAAGGGCGTCGCTATCGATGCTGCAATCGCTGCAGGGGAAGAAGACGACACCAATTGGGATAAGGCAGGGTATGTCTCGGGTATCACGCCCGTTAACATGACCAAGGAAGTCAACACTGAGGTGTATCTGGATAGTGAAGACGGCTATGCGAAAAAATCCACCGGTATGAAAGACGCGGGCGACTTCAGTTTTCAGCTCGGTTATGCCCCTGGCCAAGAAGTACAAAAGCGCATTGTGGACATTTATGACGGGGCGAACGGTGAGAGTGAGAAAACGTGGTTTCGCGTAAAATCGCCCTCTGAGGTCGCGGGTAAGTTTTCCGTGAACATGTACTACGGCCCGATCAGTAGCTTGGGTGTGCCAAGTTCAATTGAAAACTCGACCGACATGAAGCGTGACATCACCGTCGCGGTAGAGGGTCGTCCGAGTCTGGCAGAAGATTTCCTACACGCCGCGCCTTAA
- a CDS encoding phage minor tail protein G: MSFLNTLPLSIGKTTFFISEFTALDRLHDLEYTVDQPEEEAPGESASNKEKMAYGLRREQIILDQVSHSIALSLAHHHRSEDNNVHEYAHVLELQNTVKAQWPNRKVNEAYELLKKLNDPNFEPDEDSEPQEPQEPPTPEKS; this comes from the coding sequence ATGAGCTTTCTCAACACCTTGCCACTTTCTATTGGCAAAACCACTTTTTTCATCAGTGAGTTCACTGCCCTCGATCGATTGCATGATCTAGAGTACACGGTCGACCAACCCGAGGAAGAGGCGCCAGGGGAAAGCGCCTCAAATAAAGAAAAAATGGCATACGGCCTGCGTCGTGAGCAAATCATACTTGATCAAGTGTCGCACTCTATTGCGTTGTCACTAGCTCATCATCATCGCAGCGAAGATAACAACGTGCATGAATATGCTCACGTTTTAGAGTTGCAAAACACAGTAAAAGCACAGTGGCCTAACCGAAAAGTTAACGAGGCTTACGAATTACTTAAAAAGCTCAACGACCCAAACTTTGAGCCAGATGAAGATAGCGAACCACAAGAACCCCAAGAGCCACCGACGCCGGAAAAGTCTTAG